Proteins from one Amycolatopsis benzoatilytica AK 16/65 genomic window:
- a CDS encoding S10 family peptidase translates to MADTTAEDTAEKPKDEETKAPEPTDDLVTTQHTLTVKRRKLAYTAQTGRVVLREEVKKDGKSEGYKPKAEVFLTAYTLDDADPGTRPVTFAFNGGPGSSSIWLHLGLLGPRRVLSGDVDDLVPPPYGLADNPESLLVHSDLVFIDPVGTGYSRVPEGGEAQPYTGFQGDLESVAEIIRLWVSRNERWLSPKFVAGESYGTLRAAALAGHLQERYGLYLNGLLLISSVLDLGTLRFHEGNDLPYSLFVPTYAAIAHYHGRHGDRPLDDVLADAEDFASKDLPWALSRGARLSTQDRTEAVQTLASLTGLSESYVDRVNLRIEHVRFFTELLREEGKTVGRMDGRFTTWEPDGGREHMSDDPAVSRIIGAYAAAFNHYVRSELGYQNDLPYEILSHEVNKAWSYKDFEGRSVSVVDTLSSAMRANPHLQVHVAFGHYDGATAYFASEHVLAQLKIPEELRENIDTAYYAAGHMMYVHEPSRLQQSKDLGKFVKKASNR, encoded by the coding sequence ATGGCCGACACCACCGCGGAAGACACCGCCGAGAAGCCCAAGGACGAGGAGACGAAGGCTCCGGAGCCGACCGACGACCTCGTGACGACACAGCACACGCTGACCGTCAAGCGCCGCAAGCTCGCCTACACCGCCCAGACCGGGCGGGTCGTGCTGCGCGAGGAGGTCAAGAAGGACGGCAAGTCCGAGGGGTACAAGCCCAAGGCCGAGGTCTTCCTGACCGCCTACACCCTGGACGACGCGGATCCGGGCACCCGGCCGGTCACGTTCGCGTTCAACGGCGGTCCCGGTTCGTCGAGCATCTGGCTGCACCTGGGGCTGCTCGGCCCGCGCCGGGTGCTGTCCGGCGACGTGGACGACCTGGTGCCGCCGCCGTACGGGCTGGCCGACAACCCGGAGAGCCTGCTCGTGCACAGCGACCTGGTCTTCATCGACCCGGTCGGCACCGGCTACTCGCGAGTGCCCGAGGGCGGTGAGGCCCAGCCCTACACCGGGTTCCAGGGCGACCTCGAGTCGGTCGCGGAGATCATCCGGCTGTGGGTTTCGCGCAACGAGCGCTGGCTGTCACCGAAGTTCGTGGCCGGCGAGTCGTACGGCACGCTGCGCGCGGCCGCGCTGGCCGGGCACCTGCAGGAGCGATACGGGCTGTACCTCAACGGGCTGCTCCTCATCTCGTCCGTCCTGGACCTGGGCACGCTGCGCTTCCACGAAGGCAACGACCTGCCGTACTCGCTGTTCGTGCCCACCTACGCGGCGATCGCGCACTACCACGGCCGGCACGGCGACCGGCCGCTCGACGACGTGCTCGCCGACGCCGAGGACTTCGCCTCGAAGGACCTGCCGTGGGCGCTGTCCCGCGGTGCCCGGCTGTCCACTCAGGACCGCACCGAGGCCGTGCAGACGCTAGCGTCGCTCACCGGGCTCAGCGAGTCCTACGTGGACCGGGTGAACCTGCGGATCGAGCACGTCCGGTTCTTCACCGAACTGCTGCGCGAGGAGGGCAAGACGGTCGGCCGGATGGACGGCCGGTTCACCACCTGGGAGCCGGACGGCGGCCGCGAGCACATGAGCGACGACCCGGCGGTGTCCCGGATCATCGGAGCCTACGCGGCGGCGTTCAACCACTACGTGCGCTCCGAACTCGGCTACCAGAACGACCTGCCGTACGAGATCCTGTCGCACGAAGTGAACAAGGCGTGGTCGTACAAGGACTTCGAGGGCCGCTCGGTGTCCGTTGTGGACACGCTGAGCTCGGCCATGCGGGCGAACCCGCATCTGCAGGTGCACGTCGCTTTCGGGCACTACGACGGCGCGACCGCGTACTTCGCCTCCGAGCACGTGCTGGCGCAGCTGAAGATTCCCGAGGAGCTGCGGGAGAACATCGACACCGCGTACTACGCGGCCGGGCACATGATGTACGTACACGAGCCGTCGCGGCTGCAGCAGTCGAAGGACCTTGGCAAGTTCGTCAAGAAGGCGTCCAACCGCTGA
- a CDS encoding uracil-DNA glycosylase: MRTFAELDAALVECRACPRLVAWRESVAGTKAAFAGQRYWARPVPGFGAEDAALAVVGLAPSAHGANRTGRMFTGDPSGDFLFRVLFDVGLASQPTSTAIGDGLELRGTRLVSPVRCAPPDNRPTPVERNTCRHWLAEELELLRPTLRAVVVLGAFGWQALLPVLSAAGWPVPAPRPAFAHGAVVKFGDLAVFGCYHVSPRNVQTGRVTHPMVAAVFTAAATAAGLI, translated from the coding sequence ATGCGCACGTTCGCCGAGCTCGACGCCGCTCTGGTCGAGTGCCGCGCGTGCCCCCGGCTGGTCGCATGGCGCGAGAGCGTCGCCGGGACGAAGGCGGCCTTCGCCGGCCAGCGGTACTGGGCGCGCCCGGTACCCGGCTTCGGCGCGGAGGACGCCGCGCTCGCCGTCGTGGGTCTCGCCCCGTCCGCGCACGGCGCCAACCGCACCGGCCGGATGTTCACCGGCGACCCGTCCGGCGACTTCCTCTTCCGGGTGTTGTTCGACGTGGGTCTCGCCTCGCAGCCGACGTCGACCGCGATCGGCGACGGCCTGGAGCTGCGCGGCACCCGGCTCGTCTCGCCGGTCCGCTGCGCCCCGCCGGACAACCGGCCGACGCCCGTTGAGCGGAACACCTGCCGGCACTGGCTGGCCGAAGAACTGGAGCTGCTGCGCCCCACGCTGCGCGCGGTGGTGGTGCTCGGCGCGTTCGGCTGGCAGGCCCTGCTGCCGGTCCTTTCCGCAGCTGGCTGGCCGGTTCCCGCGCCGCGTCCGGCGTTCGCGCACGGCGCGGTCGTCAAGTTCGGCGATCTCGCGGTGTTCGGCTGCTACCACGTGTCGCCGCGCAATGTCCAGACCGGCCGTGTGACGCACCCCATGGTGGCCGCCGTGTTCACCGCCGCGGCGACTGCGGCGGGGCTCATCTGA
- a CDS encoding NAD(P)/FAD-dependent oxidoreductase: MAAAKSEPTRILVLGGGYVGLYTAYGLQKMLRANEASVTVVDPQPHMTYAPFLPEAAAGAIEPRHVVVPLRRVLKRCHVLTARVTKIENDRKAVTVEAADGHIETLNYDVLVVALGAVARILPIPGLVEEGIAFKTIGEAIYLRNHIMTKLDEAASTLDPELRKRLLTFTVVGGGFAGVEALAELEDMTRFAVENYYPNIKPSDIRWVMVEAAGRILPEVRETLGVYTVQQLEKRGIEVYLSTAAKSFENGHVVLSDGTEFDTDTIIWTAGVKANPVLANSDLPLDKRGRVEATAAMQVVGHPDVWTAGDNAAVPDLARTEQDPTATCPPNAQHAVRQARLLAKNIIKVIRGGQPKDYYHKNLGAVAGLGLHKGVADALNLKIKGFPAWLFHRAYHLKAMPTWNRKTRILFDWMLGGLFRREVISLGQINNPKAEFDRVSKG, translated from the coding sequence ATGGCTGCTGCGAAGTCGGAACCGACTCGGATCCTCGTCCTGGGTGGTGGATACGTCGGCCTGTACACCGCGTACGGGCTTCAGAAGATGCTGCGTGCCAACGAGGCCTCCGTGACCGTCGTTGACCCGCAGCCGCATATGACCTATGCGCCGTTCCTGCCCGAGGCAGCGGCCGGCGCCATCGAGCCGCGGCACGTGGTCGTGCCGCTGCGCCGCGTGCTGAAGCGCTGCCACGTGCTGACCGCGCGCGTCACCAAGATCGAGAACGACCGCAAGGCCGTCACGGTCGAGGCCGCCGACGGCCACATCGAGACGCTGAACTACGACGTGCTCGTGGTCGCGCTCGGCGCCGTCGCGCGGATCCTGCCGATCCCCGGCCTGGTCGAGGAAGGCATCGCCTTCAAGACCATCGGCGAAGCGATCTACCTGCGCAACCACATCATGACCAAGCTGGACGAGGCGGCCAGCACGCTCGACCCGGAGCTGCGCAAGCGGCTGCTCACCTTCACCGTCGTCGGCGGCGGCTTCGCGGGCGTCGAGGCGCTCGCCGAGCTCGAGGACATGACCCGGTTCGCGGTGGAGAACTACTACCCGAACATCAAGCCGAGCGACATCCGCTGGGTGATGGTCGAGGCGGCCGGGCGCATCCTGCCCGAGGTCCGCGAAACGCTGGGCGTGTACACCGTGCAGCAGCTGGAGAAGCGCGGCATCGAGGTGTACCTGTCGACCGCGGCGAAGTCGTTCGAGAACGGCCACGTGGTGCTGTCGGACGGCACCGAGTTCGACACCGACACGATCATCTGGACCGCGGGCGTCAAAGCCAACCCGGTGCTCGCCAACTCGGACCTCCCGCTGGACAAGCGGGGCCGGGTCGAAGCCACCGCGGCGATGCAGGTCGTCGGCCACCCGGATGTCTGGACCGCGGGCGACAACGCGGCCGTGCCGGACCTGGCCCGCACCGAGCAGGACCCGACGGCCACCTGCCCGCCGAACGCCCAGCACGCGGTCCGCCAGGCCCGTCTGCTGGCGAAGAACATCATCAAGGTGATCCGCGGCGGCCAGCCGAAGGACTACTACCACAAGAACCTGGGCGCGGTCGCCGGCCTCGGCCTGCACAAGGGCGTCGCGGACGCGCTGAACCTCAAGATCAAGGGCTTCCCGGCCTGGCTGTTCCACCGCGCCTACCACCTCAAGGCGATGCCGACCTGGAACCGCAAGACCCGCATCCTGTTCGACTGGATGCTCGGCGGGCTGTTCCGCCGCGAGGTCATCTCGCTGGGCCAGATCAACAACCCGAAGGCCGAGTTCGACCGGGTCAGCAAGGGCTGA
- a CDS encoding alpha/beta hydrolase: MSTMWQGCLADTDYFEMRSSGGHDYGVWVTTPPGYDPATTQVPAVYVLDGNWALGMTAPLIVTQRDPMQKIEPYLQVSVGYAGEEAQHWDRLRNRDLVPPGEPIAKELVDAVELGFRTGARTREESDAYLAELRDTHADAFLSFLTAELHPRIERDYGTATSGHGLFGYSYGGLFSLYTWLTGCTLFESIGAGSPGVAGEDSQIFAQLQKLGDSRHAAKLHVTLNERELLGDLPIYQNLTKNTAAVLHRLISRGEAVTSAVLRETHVTGLQASFLSYLRTCRAR; the protein is encoded by the coding sequence ATGAGCACTATGTGGCAGGGCTGCCTGGCCGACACCGACTACTTCGAGATGCGTTCCAGCGGCGGACACGACTACGGCGTCTGGGTCACCACGCCACCGGGCTACGACCCCGCCACGACGCAAGTGCCTGCCGTGTATGTGCTCGACGGCAACTGGGCGTTGGGCATGACGGCTCCGCTCATCGTCACCCAGCGGGACCCGATGCAGAAGATCGAGCCCTACCTGCAAGTCAGCGTCGGCTATGCGGGCGAGGAAGCACAGCACTGGGATCGGCTGCGCAACAGGGACCTCGTGCCGCCCGGCGAGCCCATCGCCAAGGAGCTCGTCGATGCTGTGGAGCTGGGGTTTCGAACGGGCGCGAGGACCCGCGAAGAATCCGACGCCTACCTCGCCGAATTACGCGACACCCATGCCGACGCGTTCCTGAGCTTCCTTACCGCGGAACTGCACCCGCGGATCGAACGCGACTACGGCACAGCCACCAGCGGTCACGGCCTCTTCGGCTACTCCTACGGCGGACTCTTCAGTCTCTACACCTGGCTCACCGGCTGCACGCTCTTCGAGAGCATCGGAGCGGGCAGCCCCGGCGTCGCCGGTGAAGACAGCCAGATCTTCGCCCAGCTCCAAAAACTGGGCGACAGCCGGCATGCCGCCAAACTGCATGTGACCCTCAACGAGCGAGAGCTGCTCGGAGACCTGCCCATCTACCAAAACCTCACGAAAAACACGGCCGCCGTCCTGCACCGCCTCATCTCCCGCGGCGAAGCCGTCACCAGCGCGGTCCTGCGCGAAACGCACGTGACCGGCTTGCAGGCTTCGTTCCTCAGCTATCTCAGGACCTGCCGTGCCCGGTAA
- a CDS encoding metal-dependent hydrolase family protein, producing MKPWQVVGATVADGSGRDPVDVDVSIEDGHITQVGASSARGDRLDAVGLTMTPGLIDAHVHLGLSSLIQPQFSFQISAAEIAADIFATAGATLDAGFTTVRDTGGIDGGVVTTIAKGKVRGPRVLSCGPVQCQIGGHGYYGADWEPTELWSSHHIPGLCALSMMSGNANELRANVREAFRRGASFLKLCVTGGVVGAHDLLTDTQFTVEEIAVAVQEAAARGTYVTVHAHNNEGIRNAVEAGVRCVEHGTDLDASTATLMATRGVALVPTFAVVEQLLRDTAGAGLGESTRDRVMGVRERMTEAVAVAKEAGVRIGLGSDLIGPAQDRRGEELSLRAKLETPMEALVAATKTNAEILGLSGQVGVIAPGAQADLVLWNGNPLEDPELFADPANAVLVIQAGRIVKDLR from the coding sequence GTGAAACCGTGGCAAGTGGTCGGCGCGACGGTCGCCGACGGATCGGGCCGCGACCCGGTCGACGTCGATGTCAGCATCGAGGACGGGCACATCACCCAGGTCGGCGCCTCGAGCGCACGCGGCGATCGCCTCGACGCCGTCGGCCTGACGATGACGCCCGGCCTGATCGACGCGCATGTCCACCTGGGCTTGTCGAGCCTGATCCAGCCGCAGTTCTCGTTTCAGATCAGTGCCGCTGAGATCGCCGCGGACATTTTCGCCACGGCCGGCGCGACGCTCGATGCCGGCTTCACAACCGTTCGAGACACCGGCGGGATCGACGGCGGTGTCGTCACCACGATCGCGAAGGGCAAGGTCAGGGGACCGCGCGTTCTGTCGTGCGGACCTGTCCAATGTCAGATAGGCGGACACGGCTACTACGGGGCCGACTGGGAACCCACCGAGCTGTGGAGCAGCCATCACATTCCGGGGCTGTGCGCACTGTCCATGATGTCGGGCAACGCGAACGAGCTGCGCGCCAACGTGCGAGAGGCTTTCCGTCGCGGAGCCTCCTTCCTGAAGCTCTGTGTGACCGGCGGAGTGGTTGGCGCCCATGACCTGCTGACCGACACCCAGTTCACCGTGGAAGAGATCGCCGTCGCTGTTCAGGAAGCCGCAGCGCGGGGCACTTACGTGACTGTTCACGCCCACAACAACGAAGGCATCCGGAACGCGGTCGAGGCCGGGGTGCGTTGCGTCGAGCACGGCACCGACCTCGATGCGTCCACGGCCACCCTGATGGCCACTCGCGGGGTTGCCCTGGTGCCCACGTTCGCTGTCGTCGAACAACTGCTGCGTGACACCGCTGGAGCCGGCCTCGGCGAATCGACCCGCGATCGCGTGATGGGTGTTCGTGAGCGGATGACCGAGGCAGTCGCTGTCGCCAAGGAAGCCGGAGTGCGGATCGGGCTGGGTTCCGATCTCATCGGTCCGGCTCAGGACCGCCGAGGCGAGGAGCTCAGCCTGCGCGCGAAGCTCGAAACACCGATGGAAGCTCTCGTCGCGGCCACCAAGACCAACGCCGAGATCCTCGGCCTGTCCGGCCAAGTCGGTGTCATCGCACCCGGCGCGCAGGCAGACCTCGTGCTCTGGAACGGCAACCCGCTCGAAGACCCGGAACTGTTCGCCGACCCCGCCAACGCCGTCCTCGTTATCCAGGCCGGCCGAATTGTGAAGGACCTCCGATGA
- a CDS encoding SdrD B-like domain-containing protein, with the protein MRRPFGIALAAVLLAGGTVYVASPPTAAADPSDGTLKVHVIRDVNGNGSYEAALEVGVQGIGVTVTAPDGKTATGTTGADGAVTVATTGLTGGKYRVETKIPDSMPYLKPAPAGNGLSSMTSFADVSGGKAVELTVGVWNPSDYCQANPTLVTGCQRGARKHDGSSNAAPASRSLVTFPFTQRGTADPKQAAKQGDTGTVFGIAYRKEDKRIFSGAYAKRLAAYGPGGAGAIYATKPDGTTTLFATVPNAGTTQHAMNANFDGQFFGVPGKQALGDIDISEDGSTLYAVNLNDKKLYAFDATGATAGAPKGSYAIPATACPDAADWRPGALGVRDGKVYVGGVCSAESSKKRADLRAVVMTFDGSAFSAPVLTQPLDFPRGAASVHRKGSDVWYPWSDNWADSGQGDLKHSTYPSPLMTDVGVEKNGDLVLDFRDRFGDQGGADIPAPDGSAGTYETYTGGDLNRACRQADGSFAWEGTKGCANNHKGDNAGGEPANVVEYYPGDFWAQSDGTGVHQETSQGAMAILYGETRMPAIVMDPINVRSGGVGWFDRTDGSMQNAQHSNSYRVNVTDDDKMGDGWGKANGLADLEALCDLAPIQIGNRIWFDANRDGIQDGNELPVPGVKAEAIPCSGGAAVATKTTDAKGEYYFGTSDGLKPETCYHVKFDYSGADTSQLPGAPPPASLAWTAKEAGVDRCIDSNVDPATGQATVTTGKPGSVDHCVDGGLTAKQENNKLGDFVWIDKNANGVQDPDEPGVQSVKVTVKDGAGAEKGATTTGPDGKYLFDNLPDGTYQVCFDLANLPDSVKGYRATKPNVGDPALDSDADPATGCTKTTTLGPDKRQDLTLDAGLVAPANKLGDYVWIDKNKDGLQSDGEPGVQGVTAVLKDGAGKELGKTTTDANGKYLFDNLPDGTYQVCFDVANLPDAVKGYRLTKANAGDDAKDSDADPATGCTPTTTLGPDKREDLTLDAGLVAPSAGEFKLGDFVWIDKNKDGLQSDGEPGVPDVTVVLKGGDGKELANTKTGPDGKYLFDKLAAGTYTVCFDLANLPDAVKGYTLTKVNAGDSTKDSDADPTTGCAKPVKLGPDNLTIDAGLVQPEQPVFKLGDFVWIDQNRNGLQDSGEPGVNGVTVTLKSQDGEKKTTTDADGKYLFAGLPAGSYTVCFDVANLPDAVKGYTLTKVNAGDSAKDSDADPATGCAKPVTLGPDNLTLDAGLVAPVQPELNQLGDFVWIDKNGNGIQDPGEPGVKGFPVMLKDGNGKEVAKTTTDANGKYGFYKLPDGTYQVCFDLRNMPAAVKGYVPTATGKGDAGKDSDADPVTGCAKPTTVGPNKRVDLTIDLGLVEPANQVGDFVWLDKNGNGIQDPGEPGVRDVTVVLKDGSGKQLSKTTTGQDGKYLFPGLPDGKYQVCFDISSLPDSAKKPGFTVANQGQQGKNSAADQASGCTRVVSLGPDRREDLTLDAGLRAGPAPVGPPGPKGKDGPLASTGFDILLPSGIGALLLAAGVAFLLAARSRRRKES; encoded by the coding sequence TTGAGAAGGCCATTCGGGATCGCGCTGGCCGCGGTCCTTCTCGCTGGGGGGACGGTTTACGTCGCGTCGCCGCCAACGGCTGCCGCGGACCCCTCGGACGGCACGCTGAAGGTGCACGTCATCCGCGACGTCAACGGCAACGGCTCCTATGAAGCCGCGCTCGAAGTCGGCGTCCAGGGAATCGGGGTCACCGTCACCGCACCGGACGGGAAGACCGCCACCGGGACCACCGGCGCCGACGGCGCGGTCACCGTGGCCACGACCGGGCTCACTGGCGGGAAGTACCGGGTGGAGACCAAGATCCCGGATTCGATGCCGTACCTGAAGCCTGCGCCCGCGGGCAACGGGCTGTCCTCGATGACCTCGTTCGCCGACGTTTCCGGCGGCAAGGCGGTCGAGCTGACGGTCGGTGTCTGGAACCCTTCCGACTACTGCCAGGCGAACCCGACCCTGGTCACCGGGTGCCAGCGCGGCGCGCGGAAGCACGACGGCAGCAGCAATGCCGCGCCCGCGTCTCGCTCACTGGTCACCTTCCCGTTCACCCAGCGCGGCACGGCCGACCCCAAGCAGGCGGCGAAGCAGGGCGACACGGGCACCGTCTTCGGCATCGCGTACCGGAAAGAAGACAAGCGGATCTTCTCCGGCGCGTACGCGAAGCGGCTCGCCGCCTACGGTCCCGGCGGTGCGGGCGCGATCTACGCGACCAAGCCGGACGGTACGACCACGCTCTTCGCCACCGTGCCGAACGCCGGTACCACGCAGCACGCGATGAACGCCAACTTCGACGGGCAGTTCTTCGGCGTGCCGGGCAAGCAGGCGCTCGGCGACATCGACATCAGCGAGGACGGCAGCACGCTCTACGCCGTCAACCTGAACGACAAGAAGCTCTACGCGTTCGACGCCACCGGCGCCACCGCGGGCGCGCCCAAGGGTTCCTACGCGATCCCGGCGACTGCCTGTCCCGACGCGGCGGACTGGCGTCCCGGTGCGCTCGGCGTCCGGGACGGCAAGGTCTACGTCGGCGGTGTCTGCTCGGCGGAATCGTCGAAGAAGCGCGCTGACCTCAGGGCCGTCGTGATGACGTTCGACGGCTCCGCGTTCAGCGCCCCGGTGCTGACCCAGCCGCTGGACTTCCCGCGCGGCGCGGCTTCGGTGCACCGCAAGGGCAGCGACGTCTGGTACCCGTGGAGCGACAACTGGGCGGACTCCGGCCAGGGCGACCTCAAGCACAGCACCTATCCGTCGCCGCTGATGACCGACGTCGGCGTCGAGAAGAACGGCGACCTAGTGCTGGACTTCCGTGACCGGTTCGGCGATCAGGGCGGCGCGGACATCCCCGCGCCGGACGGTTCCGCCGGCACGTACGAGACCTACACCGGCGGCGACCTCAACCGTGCCTGCCGCCAGGCGGACGGCTCGTTCGCCTGGGAAGGCACGAAGGGCTGCGCGAACAACCACAAGGGAGACAACGCGGGCGGTGAACCGGCGAACGTCGTCGAGTACTACCCGGGTGACTTCTGGGCGCAGAGCGACGGCACCGGCGTCCACCAGGAAACCTCGCAGGGTGCGATGGCGATCCTCTACGGCGAGACCCGGATGCCGGCGATCGTGATGGACCCGATCAACGTCCGCTCCGGCGGCGTCGGCTGGTTCGACCGCACCGACGGTTCGATGCAGAACGCCCAGCACAGCAACTCCTACCGGGTCAACGTCACCGACGACGACAAGATGGGCGACGGCTGGGGCAAGGCGAACGGCCTCGCCGACCTGGAGGCGCTCTGCGACCTCGCGCCGATCCAGATCGGCAACCGGATCTGGTTCGACGCCAACCGCGACGGCATCCAGGACGGCAACGAGTTGCCGGTGCCGGGCGTGAAGGCGGAAGCGATTCCGTGTTCCGGCGGCGCCGCGGTGGCGACGAAGACCACCGACGCGAAGGGCGAGTACTACTTCGGCACGTCGGATGGGCTCAAGCCGGAGACGTGTTACCACGTCAAGTTCGACTACTCCGGCGCGGACACGAGCCAACTCCCGGGCGCGCCACCACCGGCGAGCTTGGCGTGGACCGCGAAGGAAGCCGGTGTCGACCGGTGCATCGACTCCAACGTGGACCCGGCGACCGGGCAGGCGACGGTGACCACCGGCAAGCCCGGTTCGGTCGACCACTGCGTGGACGGCGGACTAACTGCCAAACAGGAGAACAACAAGCTCGGCGACTTCGTGTGGATCGACAAGAACGCCAACGGAGTGCAGGATCCGGACGAGCCCGGCGTGCAGAGCGTCAAGGTCACGGTGAAGGACGGGGCGGGCGCCGAAAAGGGCGCCACCACGACCGGACCGGACGGCAAGTACCTGTTCGACAATCTGCCGGACGGCACCTACCAGGTGTGCTTCGACCTGGCGAACCTGCCGGACTCGGTGAAGGGCTACCGGGCGACCAAACCGAACGTCGGCGACCCCGCGCTCGACTCGGACGCCGACCCGGCGACCGGCTGCACGAAGACCACGACGCTCGGCCCGGACAAGCGCCAGGACCTCACCCTGGACGCGGGCCTGGTCGCCCCGGCGAACAAGCTCGGCGACTACGTCTGGATCGACAAGAACAAGGACGGTCTGCAAAGCGACGGCGAGCCGGGCGTGCAGGGCGTGACGGCCGTGCTCAAGGACGGCGCGGGCAAGGAACTCGGCAAGACGACGACGGACGCCAATGGCAAGTACCTGTTCGACAATCTGCCGGACGGCACCTACCAGGTGTGCTTCGACGTCGCGAACCTGCCGGACGCGGTCAAGGGCTACCGCCTGACCAAGGCCAACGCGGGCGATGACGCGAAGGACTCCGACGCCGACCCGGCCACCGGGTGCACGCCGACCACCACGCTCGGCCCGGACAAGCGCGAAGATCTCACGCTCGACGCGGGTCTGGTCGCACCGTCGGCAGGCGAGTTCAAGCTCGGCGACTTCGTGTGGATCGACAAGAACAAGGACGGTCTGCAGAGCGACGGCGAGCCGGGCGTCCCGGACGTCACGGTCGTGCTGAAAGGCGGCGACGGCAAGGAACTGGCGAACACCAAGACCGGTCCGGACGGCAAGTACCTGTTCGACAAGCTGGCCGCGGGCACCTACACGGTGTGCTTCGACCTGGCGAACCTGCCGGACGCGGTCAAGGGCTACACCTTGACCAAGGTCAACGCCGGCGATTCCACAAAGGACTCCGACGCCGATCCGACGACCGGATGCGCGAAGCCGGTCAAGCTGGGGCCGGACAACCTGACGATCGACGCGGGCCTGGTGCAGCCGGAACAGCCGGTGTTCAAGCTCGGCGACTTCGTCTGGATCGACCAGAACCGCAACGGCCTGCAGGACAGTGGCGAGCCAGGCGTCAACGGCGTCACCGTGACGCTGAAGAGCCAGGACGGCGAGAAGAAGACCACCACCGACGCGGACGGCAAGTACCTCTTCGCCGGGCTGCCGGCCGGCAGCTACACGGTGTGCTTCGACGTGGCGAACCTGCCGGACGCGGTCAAGGGCTACACCTTGACCAAGGTCAACGCCGGCGATTCCGCAAAGGACTCCGACGCGGACCCGGCCACCGGGTGCGCGAAACCGGTGACACTGGGTCCGGACAACCTGACCCTCGACGCGGGTCTGGTCGCGCCGGTCCAGCCGGAGCTGAACCAGCTCGGCGACTTCGTGTGGATCGACAAGAACGGCAACGGGATCCAGGACCCGGGCGAGCCCGGCGTCAAGGGCTTCCCGGTGATGCTGAAGGACGGCAACGGCAAGGAGGTCGCCAAGACCACCACCGATGCCAACGGCAAATACGGGTTCTACAAGCTGCCGGACGGCACCTATCAGGTCTGCTTCGACCTCAGGAACATGCCTGCCGCGGTGAAGGGCTACGTCCCGACCGCGACCGGCAAGGGCGACGCGGGCAAGGACTCCGACGCCGACCCGGTGACCGGATGCGCGAAGCCGACCACTGTCGGTCCGAACAAGCGGGTGGACCTGACGATCGACCTGGGCCTGGTCGAGCCGGCCAACCAGGTGGGCGACTTCGTGTGGCTGGACAAGAACGGCAACGGCATCCAGGATCCGGGCGAGCCCGGCGTTCGGGACGTCACCGTCGTGCTGAAGGACGGCAGCGGCAAGCAGCTGTCGAAGACCACCACCGGCCAGGACGGGAAGTACCTGTTCCCGGGTCTGCCGGACGGCAAGTACCAGGTGTGCTTCGACATTTCGAGCCTGCCCGACAGCGCGAAGAAGCCCGGCTTCACGGTGGCGAACCAGGGGCAGCAGGGGAAGAACTCCGCTGCGGACCAGGCGAGCGGGTGCACCCGGGTGGTCTCGCTCGGACCGGACCGGCGGGAGGACCTGACGCTTGACGCGGGTCTGCGCGCCGGACCGGCCCCGGTCGGCCCGCCGGGGCCGAAGGGCAAGGACGGTCCGCTGGCCTCGACGGGATTCGACATCCTGCTCCCGTCCGGGATCGGTGCCTTGCTTCTGGCCGCCGGTGTCGCCTTCCTGCTGGCGGCGCGCAGCCGTCGGCGCAAGGAGTCCTAA